Proteins encoded by one window of Proteiniborus sp. DW1:
- the zapA gene encoding cell division protein ZapA, whose product MANKERVIVNINGQEFSVLGSESEEYIMGIAKIVDDNIKEIMKKNKKLSQTMAAILAAFNMADKYTKTFNELNKINQEVVEPLKEFEKMKKDLDDSNSKLQGLRDECNNYKDELLQSKREIENLNKTIKQYEQELKAKEDEINKVNKSVDDLQNKLFEDQVEMVQLRKELREALKMLGMD is encoded by the coding sequence ATGGCAAATAAGGAAAGAGTTATAGTTAATATAAATGGTCAAGAGTTTTCTGTATTAGGTAGTGAATCTGAAGAATATATAATGGGTATTGCAAAGATTGTAGATGATAACATAAAAGAGATAATGAAAAAGAATAAAAAACTAAGTCAGACTATGGCCGCTATATTAGCTGCATTTAATATGGCTGATAAATATACCAAAACATTTAATGAATTAAATAAGATAAACCAAGAGGTGGTAGAGCCCTTAAAAGAATTTGAGAAGATGAAAAAAGACTTAGATGATAGCAATAGCAAATTACAGGGGCTTAGAGACGAATGCAATAACTATAAAGATGAATTATTACAATCCAAAAGAGAAATAGAAAATCTTAACAAAACTATTAAACAGTATGAACAGGAGTTAAAAGCTAAAGAGGACGAGATAAATAAAGTAAATAAATCTGTAGACGATCTTCAAAACAAACTTTTTGAGGATCAAGTTGAAATGGTTCAGCTTAGAAAAGAGCTAAGAGAGGCATTAAAAATGTTAGGTATGGATTAA
- a CDS encoding RNA methyltransferase translates to MNEMITSSSNIMIKEIKSLYRKKDRWTKKSFFIEGIRAVEESILSNAKISYIVYSDMLFHIKGGEELLKKIQSSNYKLNYISDKLFKEISDTEKPQGILAVVEYDLKTIDNILKEKDNFIILLDRLQDPGNMGTIIRTADAFGSNGVIVTEGCVDVFNPKTIRSTMGSIFHIPILYYKSSNEAIRDLKDKGIRVVTTSLDAKEFCFDVDFIRDFALIIGNEASGVSEEVIADSDLLIKIPMPGNAESLNAAIASSVIMYEALRQRQSRD, encoded by the coding sequence ATGAATGAAATGATAACGAGTTCATCAAATATCATGATAAAAGAAATAAAGTCGCTTTATAGAAAAAAAGATAGATGGACGAAAAAAAGTTTTTTTATAGAAGGAATAAGAGCAGTTGAGGAAAGTATTTTATCAAATGCTAAAATTTCTTATATAGTATATTCTGATATGCTTTTTCACATAAAGGGTGGAGAAGAGCTATTAAAAAAAATTCAAAGTAGCAATTATAAGCTAAACTATATATCAGATAAATTATTTAAAGAAATATCAGATACAGAAAAACCACAGGGTATTTTAGCTGTAGTAGAATATGATTTAAAGACAATAGATAATATTCTAAAAGAAAAAGATAACTTTATAATTCTTTTAGATAGATTACAAGACCCTGGAAACATGGGCACTATTATTAGAACAGCTGATGCCTTTGGTTCAAATGGTGTTATAGTAACTGAAGGCTGTGTTGATGTATTTAATCCTAAGACTATTCGTTCTACTATGGGCTCTATATTTCATATTCCTATTTTATATTATAAAAGTTCTAATGAGGCTATAAGGGACTTAAAGGACAAGGGTATAAGAGTAGTTACTACATCACTTGATGCTAAAGAATTCTGCTTCGATGTAGACTTTATAAGGGATTTTGCGCTAATAATAGGAAATGAAGCCTCTGGGGTATCAGAAGAAGTTATAGCTGATTCAGATTTGCTAATTAAGATACCTATGCCAGGCAATGCTGAATCTTTAAATGCTGCCATTGCCTCTTCCGTAATAATGTACGAGGCTTTGAGACAGAGACAGAGCAGAGATTAA
- a CDS encoding U32 family peptidase: MIDKVEILAPVGSMDALYAAVENGADAVYLGGRMFNARQYASNFSDEELKSAVEYAHLRDVKVYVTLNILLDDNELKEVIDYLVFLYNIDVDALIVQDLGLVRIVRKLLPDFEIHASTQMSINNYLGVQFLEGLGFKRVVLARELSTEEISYIREKTSAELEAFIHGALCICYSGQCLMSSMIGGRSGNRGRCAQPCRMAYSIVNVETNKIISPKFEEKYILSPRDLNTIEHLEEIINSGIVSLKIEGRMKKPEYVAVIVDRYRKELDRVLGKHSQKLAEKDYRDMAQMFNRGFTKGYLLGDYGKDFISFDKPNNRGILIGEVIKVDKNFIHIRLDDDLSKGDGIEIIGKSGEGHGQIIDKIIDGNDTVQKGIEGKVIKIKRISGVEVGAKVYKTFDLSLNTAAAETYTNKENFKKIPINMAVEVKIGQPVRLVIMQEQNYIDVFSDEIVEKGIKISLDRDKIIKQMNKLGDTPYVAENIDVDLEEGAMLPISALNGLRRKGIEELNKKRSNFNNRVEVISEKLREGIAQVFNYSKNETNRQRKTSVKIKSNSQFKQLDLNKLDRIYLDYNLEIEDQIKEVRKYNKEIYISTEKIISNEKFDKMEKAFNKIIDDIDGISTSNIGTLEFIRNRYKTNVHCDIGLNIFNSSTVKILSEYGVSSLTLSPELKLTQISEICKNNVMEYEVIGYGYLPLMITKHCPMSLVKGCKNDEDCSSCELASGYGLYDRKGMTFEMKRKGKSTIIYNSQPLIVVESIHKIFSAGMDMMRLDFTIEKDNVKLIQELYYNYINEKIDNYEMQQIVDELKSKTGNTTGHFFRGVL, encoded by the coding sequence ATGATAGATAAAGTAGAAATATTAGCACCAGTTGGGAGTATGGATGCTCTTTATGCAGCAGTGGAAAATGGTGCAGATGCTGTATATTTGGGAGGTAGGATGTTCAATGCAAGACAGTATGCCTCTAATTTTAGTGATGAAGAACTAAAGAGCGCAGTAGAATATGCACACCTGAGAGATGTTAAGGTGTATGTTACATTAAACATTTTATTGGATGATAATGAATTAAAGGAAGTAATTGACTATTTAGTTTTCTTATATAACATTGATGTTGATGCGTTAATAGTTCAGGATTTAGGTTTGGTTAGAATAGTAAGAAAGCTTTTACCTGATTTTGAGATACATGCAAGTACACAAATGTCTATAAATAATTATCTAGGAGTACAGTTTTTAGAGGGACTAGGCTTCAAGAGAGTAGTTCTTGCTCGTGAATTGTCAACTGAAGAGATAAGTTATATAAGAGAAAAGACTAGTGCAGAATTAGAGGCATTTATACATGGGGCACTATGTATCTGTTATTCTGGACAATGTTTAATGAGCAGCATGATAGGTGGTAGGAGTGGCAATAGAGGTAGATGTGCTCAACCATGTAGAATGGCATATTCTATAGTAAATGTTGAAACAAATAAAATAATAAGTCCAAAGTTCGAGGAGAAATATATTCTAAGTCCAAGGGATTTAAATACAATAGAGCATTTAGAAGAAATAATAAATTCTGGAATAGTTTCATTAAAGATAGAAGGTAGAATGAAAAAGCCTGAATATGTGGCAGTAATAGTAGACAGATATAGAAAGGAACTAGATAGAGTTTTAGGAAAGCATAGTCAAAAGCTTGCAGAAAAAGATTATAGGGATATGGCTCAAATGTTCAATCGAGGCTTTACAAAAGGATATCTATTAGGAGACTATGGAAAAGACTTTATTTCTTTTGATAAACCAAATAATAGGGGAATATTAATCGGAGAAGTTATTAAAGTGGACAAGAATTTTATCCATATAAGATTAGATGATGACCTAAGCAAAGGAGACGGAATAGAGATAATAGGTAAAAGTGGAGAAGGTCATGGCCAGATAATAGATAAAATAATTGATGGTAATGACACTGTCCAAAAAGGCATCGAGGGAAAAGTTATAAAAATAAAGCGTATTAGTGGTGTAGAAGTAGGAGCTAAAGTATATAAGACCTTTGATTTGTCACTTAATACCGCCGCTGCTGAAACATATACAAATAAGGAGAACTTCAAAAAGATTCCTATAAACATGGCAGTAGAAGTAAAAATAGGTCAACCAGTAAGGCTAGTAATTATGCAAGAACAAAACTATATTGATGTTTTTAGTGATGAAATAGTAGAAAAAGGTATTAAGATTTCTTTAGACAGAGATAAGATAATTAAGCAGATGAACAAGCTAGGAGATACTCCATATGTTGCAGAAAACATAGATGTTGATTTAGAAGAAGGTGCAATGCTACCTATTAGTGCTCTCAATGGGTTAAGGAGAAAAGGTATAGAAGAGCTAAATAAAAAAAGAAGTAATTTTAATAATAGAGTAGAAGTAATATCAGAAAAACTTAGAGAGGGTATAGCTCAAGTCTTTAACTACTCTAAAAATGAAACTAACAGACAAAGAAAAACTAGTGTAAAGATTAAGTCAAATTCACAATTTAAGCAGCTTGACCTAAATAAACTAGATAGAATTTATTTAGACTATAATCTAGAGATTGAAGATCAAATTAAAGAAGTAAGAAAATATAATAAAGAAATCTATATCTCTACAGAGAAGATTATCTCAAATGAAAAGTTTGATAAGATGGAAAAGGCATTTAATAAAATAATTGACGATATAGATGGAATAAGTACATCAAACATAGGAACATTAGAGTTTATTAGGAATAGATATAAAACAAATGTTCATTGTGATATAGGACTCAATATTTTTAATAGCTCAACAGTTAAGATATTGTCAGAGTACGGAGTTAGTAGTCTGACGCTTTCACCAGAGTTAAAATTAACCCAAATCTCAGAGATATGCAAAAATAATGTAATGGAGTATGAGGTTATAGGATACGGATATTTGCCATTAATGATAACAAAGCATTGCCCAATGTCCCTTGTGAAAGGCTGCAAGAATGATGAGGATTGTAGTAGCTGTGAGCTTGCTAGTGGTTATGGTTTATATGATAGAAAAGGCATGACATTTGAAATGAAGAGAAAAGGAAAATCTACTATTATTTATAACAGTCAGCCTTTAATTGTTGTAGAAAGCATTCACAAAATTTTTTCGGCTGGCATGGATATGATGAGATTAGATTTTACTATAGAAAAGGATAATGTTAAACTAATTCAAGAGTTATATTATAATTATATAAATGAAAAAATTGATAACTATGAGATGCAACAGATTGTTGATGAATTAAAAAGTAAAACTGGTAACACAACAGGACACTTTTTTAGGGGAGTTTTGTGA
- the pheS gene encoding phenylalanine--tRNA ligase subunit alpha — MKEMLSNIKENALNELSKIGKLDDLEQIRVKYLGKKGELTGVLRAMGGLSSEERPIIGQLANKVRGLIEGEIERAREKFKAEEKNRRLQTETIDISMPGKSIEKGHRHPLIGVMEELENIFMSMGFSIVQGPEVETVYNNFDALNSPENHPSRDPSDTFYITDDILLRTHTSPVQIRAMKQTKPPLRIVSAGRTFRFDDVDDTHSPMFHQLEGLVVDKNITMGNLKHTIDMFIKELFGSEMKTRFRPHYFPFTEPSAEVDVSCLKCMGKGCASCNGTGWSMELLGCGMVHPNVLRNCGIDPEVYSGFAFGLGVDRIAMVKYGINNIRLLFENDMRFLNQF; from the coding sequence ATGAAGGAAATGCTAAGCAATATAAAAGAAAATGCACTAAATGAACTAAGTAAAATTGGCAAATTAGATGATTTAGAGCAAATAAGAGTCAAGTATCTAGGTAAAAAAGGAGAATTGACTGGAGTACTTAGAGCAATGGGTGGGCTATCATCAGAAGAGAGACCTATCATAGGTCAATTAGCAAATAAAGTAAGGGGACTAATTGAAGGAGAAATTGAAAGGGCTAGAGAAAAATTTAAAGCAGAAGAAAAAAACAGAAGACTTCAAACTGAGACAATTGATATTTCAATGCCAGGAAAGAGCATAGAAAAAGGTCATAGACATCCTCTAATAGGAGTAATGGAAGAGTTAGAAAATATCTTCATGAGCATGGGGTTCAGTATTGTCCAAGGTCCAGAGGTGGAAACAGTATACAATAATTTCGATGCATTAAATTCCCCTGAAAACCATCCTTCAAGGGATCCATCAGATACATTCTATATTACCGATGATATATTGCTAAGGACTCATACTTCACCAGTGCAGATAAGAGCTATGAAACAAACTAAGCCACCACTAAGAATTGTATCTGCTGGTAGAACATTTAGATTTGATGATGTAGATGATACACATTCTCCTATGTTCCATCAGTTAGAGGGATTAGTAGTAGATAAAAATATTACAATGGGAAATTTAAAGCATACAATAGACATGTTCATAAAAGAACTATTTGGAAGTGAGATGAAAACTAGATTTAGACCACATTACTTCCCATTTACAGAACCAAGTGCAGAAGTTGACGTATCATGCTTAAAATGTATGGGTAAAGGCTGTGCTTCATGTAATGGAACAGGTTGGAGTATGGAGCTTTTAGGCTGTGGAATGGTACATCCAAATGTTCTAAGAAATTGTGGCATAGACCCTGAGGTATATAGTGGTTTTGCATTTGGACTTGGTGTAGATAGAATTGCAATGGTTAAGTATGGAATAAACAATATAAGACTACTTTTTGAGAATGATATGAGATTTTTAAATCAATTTTAA
- a CDS encoding TrkA family potassium uptake protein → MKQFVVIGCGRFGTSVAKTLYNQGHDVLAIDKDEEIVQEISDSVTYAAQADVEDEYALKALGIRNFDVAVVSIGSDIQASIMATLIVKELGVKTVVAKAQNDVHAKVLYKIGADKVVFPERDMGVRLAHNLVSSSVIDYIEFDPDYSIVEITATKEWEYKTLNELKLPSKYGINVIAIKKKVGLNISPNADEAIMPGDVLIVIGSNTNLANLEKKSGLRL, encoded by the coding sequence ATGAAGCAATTCGTAGTCATCGGTTGCGGAAGATTTGGGACTAGTGTAGCTAAAACCTTATATAATCAAGGTCATGATGTACTAGCTATTGATAAGGATGAAGAAATTGTACAGGAAATTTCTGATTCTGTTACATATGCTGCACAAGCAGACGTAGAAGATGAATATGCATTAAAGGCCTTAGGTATTAGAAACTTTGATGTAGCAGTCGTTAGCATAGGATCTGATATTCAAGCATCTATTATGGCAACTCTTATAGTCAAAGAATTGGGTGTAAAGACTGTAGTGGCAAAGGCACAGAATGATGTTCATGCAAAGGTTTTATATAAAATAGGTGCAGATAAAGTAGTATTTCCAGAAAGGGATATGGGCGTAAGACTAGCTCATAACCTTGTTTCTTCTAGCGTAATCGATTATATCGAATTTGACCCGGATTATAGTATAGTTGAAATAACTGCCACAAAGGAATGGGAATACAAAACACTTAACGAGCTTAAGCTTCCTTCAAAGTATGGTATAAATGTAATAGCAATAAAGAAAAAGGTAGGATTAAATATTTCGCCTAATGCAGACGAAGCTATTATGCCAGGTGATGTACTAATAGTAATAGGTAGCAACACAAACCTTGCAAATCTAGAAAAAAAAAGTGGATTGAGGTTATGA
- a CDS encoding Na+/H+ antiporter NhaC family protein codes for MNRKKLFKLLLVLVVLSMVLVLPVFAEDATGEVYQSSLYATFWSLVPPIIAIVLALITKEVYSSLFIGIVSGALLYANFNPLKAFDAMFTEGFIPSLADGWNVGILIFLVTLGAIVSLINKAGGSAAYGKWASQKIRTRKGAILSTFGLGILIFVDDYFNCLTVGNIMRPITDKHKISRAKLAYIVDSTAAPICMIAPISSWAAAVTGIVEGYDGLELFIRAIPYNLYSLLTLAMIIIITLLGIEYGPMKKHEENAILKGDLYTTPDRPFEGQDVEMHAGKGKVIDLVLPVLILIFFCIFGMVYTGGILEGANIVDAFANSDASVGLSLGSSFALILIMIYFMARKVLSFSECMECFPAGFKAMVPAILILTFAWTLSGMTSLLGSKEYVSGIFAGSAAGLKIFLPAIVFLIAIGMSFSTGTSWGTFGILLPIVVAVGLEPELLVISVSACLAGAVCGDHCSPISDTTIMSSTGAMCNHINHVSTQLPYALTVAVVSFVGYIIAGLIQSAWIVLPISIAMMLGTLYVIKILTSKKSDLNRTQNPV; via the coding sequence ATGAATAGGAAAAAGCTGTTTAAGCTATTGTTAGTTTTGGTAGTATTATCAATGGTGTTAGTATTACCTGTTTTTGCAGAGGATGCCACTGGGGAAGTTTACCAAAGTAGCTTATATGCCACGTTCTGGTCTCTGGTTCCACCAATTATAGCAATTGTGCTAGCTCTTATTACAAAGGAAGTATACAGTTCACTCTTCATAGGTATAGTCAGTGGAGCTTTATTGTATGCAAATTTCAATCCACTTAAAGCCTTTGATGCAATGTTTACTGAAGGATTTATACCTTCTCTAGCAGATGGTTGGAATGTTGGTATATTGATTTTCTTAGTTACTTTGGGAGCTATAGTAAGCCTTATTAATAAGGCAGGCGGATCTGCAGCCTATGGGAAATGGGCAAGTCAAAAAATCCGCACAAGAAAGGGAGCCATCCTTTCCACTTTCGGACTTGGTATACTCATATTTGTGGATGACTATTTTAACTGTCTGACTGTTGGAAACATTATGAGGCCTATTACAGATAAGCATAAAATTTCTCGTGCAAAATTAGCCTATATTGTAGACTCTACGGCTGCGCCTATATGTATGATAGCTCCTATATCTTCTTGGGCTGCTGCAGTTACTGGTATTGTTGAAGGTTATGATGGATTAGAACTTTTTATTCGTGCAATTCCTTATAATCTTTATTCACTTTTGACTCTAGCAATGATAATCATAATTACTTTATTGGGAATTGAATATGGTCCAATGAAAAAGCATGAAGAAAATGCTATTTTAAAAGGTGACCTCTATACAACACCAGATCGTCCATTTGAAGGTCAAGATGTAGAAATGCATGCTGGAAAAGGAAAGGTTATAGATCTTGTTCTTCCTGTACTTATACTAATATTTTTCTGCATATTTGGCATGGTCTATACTGGTGGCATTCTAGAAGGTGCAAATATTGTCGATGCTTTTGCTAACTCTGATGCTTCTGTAGGATTGTCACTAGGCTCTTCCTTTGCACTTATTCTTATTATGATATATTTTATGGCTCGTAAAGTGCTTAGCTTCAGTGAATGCATGGAATGCTTCCCAGCAGGATTTAAGGCTATGGTTCCTGCTATCCTTATCCTTACTTTTGCATGGACATTGAGTGGAATGACCAGTTTACTTGGTTCAAAAGAATATGTTAGTGGGATTTTTGCAGGTAGTGCAGCAGGGCTTAAGATATTCCTGCCAGCCATAGTGTTCCTTATAGCTATTGGAATGTCCTTCTCAACTGGAACATCATGGGGAACCTTTGGTATCCTGCTACCAATAGTGGTTGCAGTAGGGTTAGAGCCTGAGCTTTTGGTAATATCAGTCTCTGCTTGTCTTGCTGGTGCTGTTTGTGGTGACCATTGCTCACCTATTTCAGATACAACTATTATGTCTTCTACTGGAGCTATGTGCAACCATATTAATCACGTCTCAACTCAGCTTCCTTATGCATTAACAGTTGCAGTAGTGTCCTTTGTAGGCTATATCATAGCAGGTCTAATACAATCAGCTTGGATTGTGCTTCCTATATCTATTGCAATGATGCTTGGTACACTTTATGTAATTAAGATACTTACATCAAAAAAATCAGACTTAAATAGAACTCAAAATCCAGTATAA
- the pheT gene encoding phenylalanine--tRNA ligase subunit beta has product MLVPVKWLKEYVDIDVDSKELADKLTMSGSHVDSIEAVDKGIENVVVGKILEIAQHPDADKLVITQIDVGTEVIQIVTGANNIKVGDYIPVALIGAKLPGGVKIKKGKLRGVESNGMLCSAQELGISENVVPKENKDGIFILDKEYTLGQDIKETLGLYGEVIDFEITPNRPDCLSIIGMARETAATLGKPMKHLDIKINNQVDDIKDYFNGIIVEAKDLCNRYYAKVVKDIKIGQSPMWMQRRLMEAGVRPINNIVDITNYVMLEIGQPLHAFDLDKLSGKKIIVRRALEGEKIKTLDGVERSLDTSMLVIADDSRPMAIAGVMGGEDSEVTDDTKTILIESANFDGRSVRLTSRKVSLRTEASAKYEKDLDPNLSDIACNRVCQLIEEIGAGTVVAGHIDIYEGKAEERTLELSPEKANRLLGTDIEASEMIKMLNSLELNSKLENDKIVVSVPSFRRDLTIEADLIEEVGRIYGIDKIIPQPLVGTLTKAEKTLFRQIEDRAKTILTGVGLNEITTYSFISPKQYDKLNIAEDSMKRKYVGIRNPLGEDFSVMRTTLIGNMLEVMTRNYKYGVDKAWAYEIGSTFTPKELPVKELPYENRTLSIGMYGSSDFYTLKGVVEILFEKLGIKDYEYIREKNDPSFHPGRTATITLGNHVLGILGEVHPDVLDNFGMKERVYVAELNFELIVLHSNLDRKYIPLPKYPSVTRDIALVVDEGIMVKEIEKIIMENSKKLVEAIKLFDVYKGGQIEKGKKSVAYSITYRSHEKTLTDEDVAKVHDKIVEKLQENLNATLRS; this is encoded by the coding sequence ATGCTAGTACCTGTTAAATGGCTTAAAGAATATGTTGATATAGATGTAGATTCAAAAGAATTAGCTGACAAACTGACTATGTCAGGGTCTCATGTTGATTCTATTGAGGCTGTAGATAAAGGAATCGAAAATGTAGTAGTAGGAAAGATTTTAGAAATAGCTCAGCATCCAGATGCAGATAAGCTAGTAATTACTCAAATAGATGTAGGAACTGAAGTGATTCAAATAGTGACTGGAGCAAATAATATTAAAGTAGGTGACTATATCCCAGTAGCACTAATAGGGGCAAAGCTACCTGGTGGAGTAAAGATTAAGAAAGGGAAACTTAGAGGTGTAGAGTCAAACGGAATGCTATGTTCAGCTCAAGAGCTTGGCATAAGTGAAAATGTAGTACCAAAGGAAAATAAAGACGGGATTTTTATATTAGATAAAGAATATACTCTAGGCCAAGATATAAAGGAAACCCTAGGACTTTATGGAGAGGTTATTGACTTCGAAATAACTCCAAATCGTCCTGACTGCTTGAGTATTATAGGAATGGCTAGAGAAACAGCTGCTACACTAGGAAAACCAATGAAGCATTTAGACATCAAAATCAATAATCAAGTAGACGATATTAAGGACTATTTTAATGGAATAATAGTGGAAGCTAAGGACTTATGCAATAGATACTATGCAAAGGTAGTTAAAGACATAAAAATAGGTCAGTCACCAATGTGGATGCAAAGAAGGCTTATGGAAGCAGGGGTAAGACCTATAAACAACATAGTAGACATTACAAACTATGTAATGCTAGAAATTGGTCAGCCATTACATGCTTTTGATCTAGATAAATTATCAGGTAAAAAGATAATTGTAAGAAGAGCATTAGAAGGAGAAAAGATTAAGACTCTTGATGGAGTAGAGAGAAGCCTAGATACTTCAATGCTAGTAATTGCAGATGATAGTAGACCTATGGCTATTGCTGGAGTAATGGGAGGAGAAGATAGCGAGGTTACAGATGACACTAAGACTATACTTATAGAATCTGCAAACTTCGATGGAAGAAGTGTAAGACTTACTTCACGTAAGGTTAGTTTGAGAACAGAAGCATCTGCAAAATATGAGAAAGACTTAGATCCTAATCTATCAGATATAGCTTGTAACCGTGTATGTCAGCTTATAGAAGAAATAGGTGCAGGTACTGTAGTAGCTGGACATATTGATATCTATGAAGGAAAAGCTGAAGAGAGAACTCTAGAACTTTCGCCAGAAAAGGCAAATAGATTACTGGGAACAGACATTGAAGCCAGTGAAATGATAAAAATGTTAAATTCCCTTGAACTAAATTCCAAGCTTGAAAATGATAAAATAGTAGTTTCTGTACCATCTTTCAGAAGGGACTTAACTATAGAGGCAGACTTAATAGAAGAAGTAGGCAGAATCTATGGAATAGATAAGATTATACCACAGCCTTTAGTAGGGACTCTAACTAAAGCTGAGAAAACATTATTTAGACAGATAGAAGACAGAGCTAAAACTATATTAACAGGTGTTGGACTAAATGAAATTACCACATACTCTTTTATAAGTCCTAAGCAATATGACAAATTAAACATAGCTGAAGACAGTATGAAAAGAAAATATGTTGGAATAAGAAATCCATTAGGAGAAGATTTCAGCGTAATGAGGACTACTCTTATTGGAAATATGCTAGAGGTTATGACAAGGAACTATAAATATGGAGTAGACAAGGCATGGGCATATGAAATAGGAAGTACATTCACACCTAAGGAGCTTCCAGTTAAGGAGCTACCATATGAGAACAGAACCCTTTCTATTGGAATGTATGGCAGTAGCGACTTCTATACACTAAAGGGAGTAGTAGAAATCTTATTTGAAAAGCTAGGAATTAAAGACTATGAATACATTAGGGAGAAAAACGATCCGTCATTCCACCCAGGCAGAACAGCTACTATAACATTAGGGAACCATGTACTTGGAATATTAGGTGAAGTTCATCCTGATGTATTAGACAACTTTGGAATGAAAGAAAGAGTATACGTAGCAGAGCTTAACTTTGAACTAATAGTACTACATTCTAATCTAGATAGGAAATACATTCCACTTCCAAAGTATCCATCAGTTACTAGAGATATAGCATTAGTAGTTGATGAAGGGATTATGGTAAAAGAAATAGAAAAAATAATAATGGAAAACAGCAAAAAGCTAGTAGAAGCTATTAAGCTATTTGACGTATACAAAGGCGGACAGATAGAAAAAGGTAAGAAGAGTGTTGCTTATTCAATTACCTATAGATCCCATGAAAAGACACTAACAGACGAAGACGTAGCTAAAGTTCATGATAAAATAGTAGAGAAACTACAAGAAAATTTAAATGCAACATTAAGAAGCTAA
- a CDS encoding YqzL family protein, which translates to MLNAEFFWKLFELTGSINAYLVYKALMMN; encoded by the coding sequence ATGTTAAATGCAGAGTTTTTCTGGAAACTATTTGAGCTAACTGGTTCTATTAACGCCTATCTAGTTTACAAAGCGCTTATGATGAACTAA